A genomic window from Blattabacterium cuenoti includes:
- the thrA gene encoding bifunctional aspartate kinase/homoserine dehydrogenase I: protein MQVLKFGGSSVAHSDSIKRICSLLKKKPKGRYAIVVSALSKITDQLIQCGKLASERNNIYKKILEKIEIRHLNIIRKLFPITYQSHLISWIKKNINDLESLCDGIFQVEELSKRSLDKIMSFGELSSSFLISEKLKQYGLDAICKDSRDLIITDSQFGCAQVDFITSNHYIIQYFSEKKSEYIVLPGFIGSTLKNETTTLGRGGSDYTASILAAAISASLLEIWTDVSGMMTANPKIVHQAFPIKEISYEEAMELSHFGAKVIYPPTIQPAMKKHIPIQIKNTFSPIDPGTLIYFSKSTNVSQPVTGISGIQYLSLLTLEGSGMVGVPGYSKRLFEALLRDNINVIFITQSSSEHSITTGIHEMDVMKAKSVIDNEFSKEIHQRRIDPLIIEKDLCIIAVVGDNMKNLHGTSGKMFASLGRNSINVRAIAQGSTEKNISAVIRKNDFKKALNTLHEAFFESPPKQINLFICGVGKVGSKLLEQIDQQKIYLLKELKLQVRIIGLANSKKMYFNDHGIDLSKWKNHLNQKKGDSMNIYYFMEKVWKLNLRNSLFVDNTDSETMAMTYEKFLQNGIGVITCNKIACSSDYHHYKKLKTLSRHFQAPFLFETNVGASLPVISTLNDLINSGDKINKIEAVLSGSLNFIFNHFIGEKTFLEVVKEAQYKGYTEPDPRIDLSGLDVMRKILILARECGASLEIKDIHHKSFLPKNCSISSNSSIENFYQKLYQYKNYFFKIRKKVEQEKKKLRFIARYEKGIASVGLESVSQKHPFYQLEGKDNMVLYHTYRYAEQPLMIKGAGAGAEVTASGVFSDIIKATK from the coding sequence ATGCAAGTTTTAAAATTTGGGGGAAGTTCCGTTGCTCATTCTGATTCTATCAAACGTATTTGTTCATTGTTAAAAAAAAAACCAAAAGGAAGATATGCTATAGTGGTATCTGCTTTAAGTAAAATAACAGATCAATTAATCCAATGTGGAAAATTAGCTTCTGAAAGAAATAATATTTATAAAAAAATTTTAGAAAAAATAGAAATTCGTCATCTAAATATTATTAGAAAATTATTTCCAATTACTTATCAAAGCCATTTAATCAGTTGGATAAAAAAAAATATTAATGATTTAGAAAGTTTATGTGATGGTATATTTCAAGTAGAAGAACTTTCAAAACGTTCTTTAGATAAAATTATGAGTTTTGGAGAATTGAGTTCCTCTTTTCTTATTTCAGAAAAACTCAAACAATATGGTTTAGATGCAATCTGTAAGGATAGTAGAGATTTAATTATTACAGACTCACAATTTGGATGTGCACAAGTAGATTTTATTACAAGTAATCATTATATTATTCAATATTTTAGTGAAAAAAAATCAGAATATATTGTTTTACCAGGTTTTATAGGATCTACATTAAAAAATGAAACAACTACTCTGGGAAGAGGAGGTTCTGATTATACTGCTTCTATTTTAGCTGCGGCTATATCTGCTAGTTTACTTGAAATATGGACAGATGTTAGTGGAATGATGACGGCAAATCCAAAAATAGTGCATCAAGCTTTTCCTATAAAAGAAATTTCTTATGAAGAAGCTATGGAATTATCGCATTTTGGTGCAAAAGTAATTTATCCTCCTACTATACAACCAGCTATGAAAAAACATATTCCTATACAAATTAAAAATACTTTTTCTCCTATAGATCCAGGAACTTTAATTTATTTTAGTAAAAGTACAAATGTTAGTCAACCTGTAACTGGAATTTCTGGTATTCAATATTTATCTTTACTTACTCTTGAAGGTAGTGGAATGGTAGGAGTCCCTGGGTATTCAAAACGTTTATTTGAAGCTTTATTACGTGATAATATTAATGTAATTTTTATTACACAAAGTTCTTCAGAACACTCTATTACTACAGGAATTCATGAAATGGATGTTATGAAAGCAAAATCTGTGATAGATAATGAATTTTCTAAAGAAATTCATCAAAGACGTATTGATCCATTAATCATAGAAAAAGACCTTTGTATTATTGCAGTTGTAGGAGATAATATGAAAAATCTTCATGGTACTAGTGGAAAAATGTTTGCTTCCTTAGGAAGGAATAGTATTAATGTTAGAGCTATTGCACAAGGGTCTACTGAAAAAAATATATCAGCTGTTATTCGAAAAAATGATTTTAAAAAAGCTTTAAATACCTTACATGAAGCTTTTTTTGAAAGTCCTCCAAAACAAATTAATCTTTTTATTTGTGGAGTAGGGAAAGTAGGAAGTAAATTATTAGAACAAATTGATCAACAAAAAATTTATTTACTAAAAGAATTAAAACTTCAAGTAAGAATAATTGGATTAGCAAATAGTAAAAAAATGTATTTTAATGATCATGGTATTGATTTATCTAAATGGAAAAATCATTTGAATCAAAAGAAAGGGGACTCTATGAATATCTATTATTTTATGGAAAAAGTATGGAAATTGAATTTAAGAAATAGTTTATTTGTAGATAATACAGATAGCGAAACAATGGCTATGACTTATGAAAAATTTTTACAAAATGGAATTGGAGTCATTACTTGTAATAAAATAGCTTGTTCTTCAGATTATCATCATTATAAAAAATTAAAAACACTATCTCGACATTTTCAAGCTCCATTTTTATTTGAAACTAATGTAGGGGCAAGCTTACCTGTTATCAGTACTCTCAATGATCTTATAAATAGTGGAGATAAAATTAATAAAATAGAAGCAGTTTTATCTGGAAGTTTAAATTTTATTTTTAATCATTTTATAGGTGAAAAAACCTTTTTAGAAGTAGTAAAAGAAGCTCAATATAAAGGTTATACTGAACCAGATCCTCGTATTGATCTAAGTGGATTAGACGTTATGAGAAAAATACTCATTTTAGCAAGAGAATGTGGAGCTTCTTTAGAAATTAAAGATATTCATCACAAATCTTTTTTACCTAAAAATTGTTCTATTTCTTCTAATTCTTCTATAGAAAATTTTTATCAAAAATTATATCAATATAAAAATTATTTTTTTAAAATAAGAAAAAAAGTAGAACAAGAAAAAAAAAAATTACGTTTTATTGCTCGTTATGAAAAAGGAATTGCTTCTGTAGGATTAGAATCCGTTTCACAAAAACATCCTTTTTATCAATTAGAAGGAAAAGATAATATGGTTTTATATCATACATATCGTTATGCTGAACAACCTTTAATGATAAAAGGAGCAGGTGCTGGAGCAGAAGTAACAGCTTCTGGAGTATTTTCGGATATTATTAAAGCTACTAAATAA
- a CDS encoding homoserine kinase: MKGIKIFSPATIANLVCGFDIIGLSLDFPNDEIFLYKSNNPGIHIQQIHGSSLPQDPNKNVAFIALQALLKTYKKKHKIEKYKKIGFTLELIKNILPGSGIGSSAASAAGVVFGANILLGKPFNKMQLIRFAMEGERIASGTFHADNVAPAIMGGVTLVRSYHPLDITKLPSPKELWVSIIHPQIEIKTSDAREILKKKILMKDAIRQWGNIGALIAGLYQENYELISRSLEDVIVEPIRSMLIPAFYELKKKCKEIGALGGGISGSGPSVFMLSKGNHTAQKVTDMMNRVYSSLRIDYKTYTSPINQRGIKWNKI, from the coding sequence ATGAAGGGTATTAAAATATTTTCACCAGCTACTATAGCTAATTTGGTATGTGGATTTGATATAATTGGACTATCTTTGGATTTTCCAAATGATGAAATTTTTTTATATAAATCTAATAATCCAGGAATTCATATTCAACAAATTCATGGATCTTCTTTACCTCAAGATCCAAATAAAAATGTAGCTTTTATAGCTTTACAAGCTTTATTAAAAACATATAAAAAAAAACATAAAATTGAAAAATATAAAAAAATAGGTTTTACATTAGAGTTAATTAAAAATATTCTTCCAGGAAGTGGAATAGGATCTAGTGCTGCTAGTGCTGCTGGAGTTGTTTTTGGTGCTAATATTTTATTAGGAAAGCCTTTTAATAAGATGCAATTAATACGTTTTGCTATGGAAGGAGAACGTATAGCAAGTGGAACTTTTCATGCTGATAATGTAGCTCCAGCTATTATGGGAGGAGTGACTCTTGTCCGTAGTTATCATCCTTTAGATATTACAAAATTACCTTCTCCAAAAGAATTATGGGTAAGTATTATTCATCCTCAAATTGAAATAAAAACATCTGATGCAAGAGAAATTCTTAAAAAAAAAATTTTAATGAAAGATGCAATACGACAATGGGGAAATATTGGAGCTTTAATTGCCGGTTTATATCAAGAAAATTATGAATTAATTAGTAGATCATTAGAAGATGTAATTGTAGAACCTATAAGGTCGATGTTGATTCCAGCATTTTATGAATTAAAAAAAAAATGTAAAGAAATTGGAGCTTTAGGTGGAGGAATTTCTGGATCTGGACCTTCTGTTTTCATGTTAAGTAAAGGGAATCATACTGCTCAAAAAGTAACGGATATGATGAATCGTGTATATTCTTCTTTAAGAATTGATTATAAAACTTATACTTCTCCTATTAATCAAAGAGGAATTAAATGGAATAAAATTTAA
- the thrC gene encoding threonine synthase, with translation MLYYSLNNFKNYVSFKTAVLTGLAIDGGLYFPEKIPKIKRTFIQNIKKYDNYSIAMEVIKPYIGEYISEEYIDKIIHNTLNFSFPLKKIYENIYVLELFHGPTLAFKDVGAKFMAGCLSYFYKTIGELITVLVATSGDTGGAVAKGFHNVSGIEVIILYPHKGVSDLQEKQITSLGDNIFPLEIKGNFDNCQYMVKKAFLDKEIKNKYLLTSANSINIARWLPQMFYYFIAYKKIIEKNQKIIFSVPSGNFGNICAGMLAEKMGLPIKYFIASTNINDTIPRFLKGEKYHPLPVKKTISNAMDISNPSNFSRILHLYKNNIFKLKKKLCSYKFTDEETFNIIKKVWSNYKYILDPHGAIGYLGIKKYLKLQKVKTHFLETAIFLETAHPIKFLDKMPFFLRKKIFLSKEEKFRKKLKIKKKISLSNNYNFFKDWLIKRRR, from the coding sequence ATGTTATATTATAGTTTAAATAATTTTAAAAATTATGTTTCTTTTAAAACAGCAGTTTTAACAGGTTTAGCAATAGATGGAGGGTTATATTTTCCAGAAAAAATTCCTAAAATAAAACGAACATTTATTCAAAATATTAAAAAATATGATAACTATTCCATAGCTATGGAAGTTATAAAACCTTATATTGGAGAATACATATCTGAAGAATATATTGATAAAATCATACATAATACTTTAAATTTTTCTTTTCCATTAAAAAAAATTTATGAAAATATTTATGTTTTAGAACTTTTTCATGGTCCTACTTTAGCATTTAAAGATGTCGGCGCTAAATTTATGGCCGGATGTTTAAGCTATTTTTATAAAACAATAGGAGAACTTATAACTGTATTAGTTGCTACTTCCGGAGATACTGGAGGAGCTGTAGCTAAAGGATTTCATAATGTATCTGGAATTGAAGTCATTATTTTATATCCACATAAAGGAGTCAGTGATTTACAAGAAAAACAAATTACTTCTTTAGGAGATAATATATTTCCTTTAGAAATAAAAGGAAATTTTGATAATTGTCAGTATATGGTAAAAAAAGCTTTTCTAGATAAAGAAATAAAAAATAAATATTTATTAACTTCTGCGAATTCTATTAATATAGCAAGATGGTTACCTCAAATGTTTTATTATTTTATAGCTTATAAAAAAATAATAGAAAAAAATCAAAAAATAATTTTTTCAGTTCCTAGTGGCAATTTTGGAAATATTTGTGCAGGAATGCTAGCAGAAAAAATGGGATTACCTATAAAATATTTTATTGCTTCTACGAATATTAATGATACTATTCCTAGATTTTTAAAAGGAGAAAAATATCATCCTTTACCAGTAAAAAAAACGATATCAAATGCTATGGATATATCTAATCCTAGTAATTTTTCTCGTATTTTACATTTATATAAAAACAATATATTTAAATTAAAGAAAAAATTATGCTCTTATAAATTTACAGATGAAGAAACATTTAACATTATAAAAAAAGTTTGGAGTAATTATAAATACATATTAGATCCCCATGGAGCAATTGGTTATTTAGGGATAAAAAAATATTTAAAATTACAAAAAGTAAAAACTCATTTTTTAGAAACAGCTATTTTTTTAGAAACAGCTCATCCAATTAAATTTTTAGATAAAATGCCATTCTTTTTAAGAAAAAAAATTTTTCTTTCTAAAGAAGAAAAATTTAGAAAAAAATTAAAAATAAAAAAAAAGATATCTTTATCTAATAATTACAATTTTTTTAAAGATTGGTTAATTAAAAGAAGGAGATAA
- a CDS encoding thymidylate synthase, whose product MKQYLFLLKKVLKKGIKKMDRTGVGTKSIFGFQMKFDLEKGFPLLTTKKLNIRSIIYELLWFLKGDTNIQYLKNHKVSIWDEWANDHGDLGPIYGFQWRKWPTYDGHHIDQIKNIIKEIKINPHSRRLIVSAWNVGMIHKMILPPCHLMFQFYVSNKKQLSLQLYQRSADIFLGLPFNIASYALLLTMIAKTLHLKEKTLIYTIGDAHIYNNHIEQIKLQMKRSPKSLPKMILNPSIKNIFQFKFKDFKLKNYNPSPHISGDIAI is encoded by the coding sequence ATGAAACAATATTTATTTTTATTGAAAAAAGTTTTAAAAAAAGGAATAAAAAAAATGGATCGTACTGGAGTAGGTACAAAAAGTATTTTTGGTTTTCAAATGAAATTTGATTTAGAAAAAGGGTTTCCTCTTTTAACTACCAAAAAATTAAATATTCGATCTATTATTTATGAATTATTATGGTTTTTAAAAGGAGATACGAATATACAATACTTAAAAAATCATAAAGTATCCATATGGGATGAATGGGCGAATGATCATGGAGATCTAGGCCCAATATATGGATTTCAATGGAGAAAATGGCCAACATATGACGGACATCATATTGATCAAATTAAGAATATTATCAAAGAAATTAAAATAAATCCTCATTCAAGACGTTTAATAGTTTCTGCTTGGAATGTAGGAATGATTCATAAAATGATATTACCTCCCTGTCATTTAATGTTTCAATTTTATGTTTCTAATAAAAAACAATTATCATTACAATTATATCAAAGAAGTGCAGATATTTTTTTAGGATTACCATTTAATATAGCTTCTTATGCTTTATTGCTTACTATGATAGCTAAAACTCTTCATTTGAAAGAAAAAACTTTAATCTATACAATAGGAGATGCTCATATTTATAATAACCATATAGAACAAATAAAACTTCAAATGAAAAGATCTCCAAAATCATTACCTAAAATGATCTTAAATCCTTCTATAAAAAATATTTTTCAATTTAAATTCAAAGATTTTAAATTAAAAAATTATAATCCATCTCCTCATATTTCAGGAGATATAGCCATTTAA
- a CDS encoding ribose-phosphate diphosphokinase, with protein sequence MNQKVLFFSTRSGLKLSEKIAYHYGNFLGKIRFLEFSDGEYTPCFEQSVRGSRVFLIGSTFPPVDNLMELLLMCDAARRASAHNITLVIPYFGWARQDHKDKTRTPIAAKLIANLMVASGANRVMTMDLHADQIQGFFDIPVDHLYASRIFIDYIKKLNMDQLTIASPDMGGAKRARSYAGYLGTDVVICYKERKKANEIEFMNLIGNVKEKNIILIDDMVDTAGTLTEAANLIKKKGARSIRAIATHPVFSGNSYDKIKTSYIEEFIVTDSIPIKNNNEKIKILSCAPLFAEVMQSVHNDESISNKFII encoded by the coding sequence ATGAATCAAAAGGTACTTTTTTTTTCGACAAGAAGTGGATTAAAATTATCAGAAAAAATAGCTTATCATTATGGTAATTTTTTAGGTAAAATTCGTTTTTTAGAATTTAGTGATGGGGAATATACCCCTTGTTTTGAACAATCTGTTCGTGGATCACGAGTATTTTTGATTGGATCTACTTTTCCTCCAGTAGATAATTTAATGGAATTACTTTTAATGTGTGATGCCGCTCGTAGGGCTTCTGCTCATAATATAACACTTGTTATTCCATATTTTGGATGGGCGAGACAAGATCATAAAGATAAAACAAGAACTCCTATTGCAGCAAAACTTATAGCTAATTTAATGGTAGCTTCAGGAGCTAATAGAGTTATGACTATGGATTTACATGCAGATCAAATTCAAGGATTTTTTGATATTCCTGTAGATCATTTATATGCCTCTAGAATATTTATTGATTATATTAAAAAATTAAATATGGATCAATTAACTATTGCTTCTCCAGATATGGGAGGAGCAAAAAGAGCTAGAAGTTATGCAGGTTATTTAGGAACAGATGTCGTTATTTGTTATAAAGAAAGAAAAAAAGCTAATGAAATAGAATTTATGAATCTTATTGGAAATGTAAAAGAAAAAAATATCATACTAATAGATGATATGGTAGATACAGCTGGAACATTAACAGAAGCAGCAAATCTTATTAAAAAAAAAGGGGCTAGAAGTATTCGTGCTATAGCTACTCATCCTGTTTTTTCTGGAAATTCATATGATAAAATTAAAACATCGTATATTGAAGAATTTATTGTAACTGATTCTATTCCCATTAAAAATAATAATGAAAAAATTAAAATATTATCTTGTGCTCCACTTTTTGCAGAAGTTATGCAATCAGTACATAATGATGAATCTATTAGTAATAAATTTATAATTTAA
- a CDS encoding 50S ribosomal protein L25 has protein sequence MQSIQIYGKKRNIGKKEVQLIRKKGEVPCILYGKNIHIPFSTSLESFKYLVYTSNVYWVLIQIEGETNNIKTVKKEIQFDPISEKILHADFYKIEEFKPIILEIPIKTFGRSIGVSKGGEYYSPVRKLKVKALPSNFPENIKLDINSLDIGDQINVKDLYNEKYTILHPLNTLIARVKHSRITTTTTTTTTTTTIKGSKDDENNNKVENKIDKKNKNEGSKKRS, from the coding sequence ATGCAATCTATTCAAATATACGGTAAAAAAAGAAATATAGGAAAAAAAGAGGTACAATTAATTAGAAAAAAAGGAGAAGTCCCTTGTATTTTATATGGAAAAAATATTCATATTCCTTTTTCTACTTCTTTAGAAAGTTTTAAATATTTAGTATATACATCAAATGTATATTGGGTCCTCATTCAAATAGAAGGGGAAACAAATAATATTAAAACAGTTAAAAAAGAAATTCAATTTGATCCTATTAGTGAAAAAATATTACATGCAGATTTTTATAAAATAGAAGAATTTAAACCTATTATTTTGGAAATCCCTATTAAAACTTTTGGAAGATCTATTGGTGTTTCTAAAGGAGGAGAATATTATTCTCCTGTTAGAAAATTAAAAGTAAAAGCTCTTCCATCTAATTTTCCAGAAAATATCAAATTGGATATTAATTCTTTAGATATAGGAGATCAAATTAACGTAAAAGATCTATATAATGAAAAATATACTATTTTACATCCTTTAAATACTCTTATAGCAAGAGTAAAACATTCTCGTATAACAACAACAACAACGACAACGACAACGACAACGACAATAAAAGGATCTAAAGATGATGAAAATAATAATAAAGTAGAAAATAAAATAGATAAAAAAAATAAGAATGAGGGATCTAAAAAGAGATCATGA
- a CDS encoding nucleoside deaminase — protein sequence MAIAIEEALIAFHKNEVPIGAIITYNNVVIARAHNLTETFKNITAHAEILVINLASYYLGKKYIKECTLYVTIEPCIMCTGALFFSQIGRVVCGAPNLKRGFLYTSAKLHPKTKFLSGIMKNKCQDIIKKFFFLKRI from the coding sequence ATGGCAATAGCCATAGAAGAAGCTTTAATTGCTTTTCATAAAAATGAAGTTCCTATAGGCGCTATTATTACTTATAATAATGTAGTAATAGCTAGAGCTCATAATTTAACTGAAACTTTTAAAAATATTACTGCACATGCGGAAATATTAGTGATTAATTTAGCTTCTTATTATCTAGGAAAAAAATATATCAAAGAATGTACTTTATATGTAACAATTGAACCATGTATTATGTGTACAGGGGCCTTATTTTTTTCTCAAATTGGGAGAGTAGTATGTGGGGCTCCTAATTTAAAAAGAGGTTTTTTATATACAAGTGCAAAATTACATCCTAAAACAAAATTTTTATCTGGAATTATGAAAAATAAATGTCAAGATATTATTAAAAAATTCTTCTTCTTAAAAAGAATTTAA
- a CDS encoding DedA family protein codes for MLNFWDIFQHLFNPRWIFFYFGNTTLFIILAIIFAETGFFIGFFLPGDSLLFTAGIFGEDLCKNFYNVPFFVIILIVAFVAILGNIQGYWLGYKSGKFLYKKKDSFLFKKKHLIIAKLFYNKYKTTALIMSRFLPMFRTFAPIVAGAIRVDFKKFMIYNIIGALIWTFSIMLSGHYLDKKFPELKNHLEWIIFLIVLMTTFPLLFKIKIRKKLLI; via the coding sequence ATGTTAAATTTTTGGGATATTTTTCAACATTTATTTAATCCTAGATGGATTTTTTTCTATTTTGGAAATACAACTTTATTTATTATTTTAGCAATTATATTTGCAGAAACAGGATTTTTTATCGGATTTTTTTTACCTGGAGATTCTTTATTATTTACTGCTGGTATTTTTGGAGAAGATTTATGTAAAAATTTCTATAATGTTCCATTTTTCGTAATTATTTTGATTGTAGCATTTGTTGCTATTCTTGGAAATATCCAAGGGTACTGGTTGGGTTATAAATCTGGAAAATTTTTATATAAAAAAAAGGATTCATTTCTTTTTAAAAAAAAACATCTTATCATTGCAAAATTATTTTATAATAAATATAAAACAACAGCCCTGATTATGAGTCGTTTTCTTCCCATGTTTCGTACTTTTGCTCCTATTGTAGCAGGAGCCATTCGTGTGGATTTTAAAAAATTTATGATTTATAATATTATTGGAGCACTTATTTGGACATTTTCTATCATGTTATCTGGACATTATTTAGATAAAAAATTTCCAGAATTAAAAAATCATTTAGAATGGATTATTTTTTTAATAGTATTAATGACAACTTTTCCTTTATTATTTAAAATAAAAATAAGAAAAAAATTACTAATTTAA
- the aroB gene encoding 3-dehydroquinate synthase, translating into MLDCDHQQMIFLNTNNEAYKTLQNYICDQQIDIKNIFILVDDYTYKYCLPVLLYHIIFLKKSNIIQIKSGEKEKNIYTCIQICKKLINLKATRNSLMINLGGGVITDIGGFVSSVFKRGIRFINIPTTLLGMVDAAIGYKTGVNLESIKNEIGSFYRPEFLIIDPNFLKTLTEKEFISGKAEMFKHGLIADKNFWINMKKYHDLNINQNKNKWEYFIHKSIQIKNKIVKKDPQEKGLRKILNFGHTIGHALESYYMNYKKINLIHGIAIAMGMIYESWISYKINGLSIKNYQEIKLILSRLYPIQKISNIEIDKILLIIEHDKKNDRNKNQFSLLEKIGICSYNCPVPISLIKESFLHFSKKTSLL; encoded by the coding sequence ATGTTAGATTGTGATCATCAACAAATGATTTTTTTAAATACAAATAACGAGGCTTATAAAACCTTACAAAATTATATATGTGATCAGCAGATAGATATAAAAAATATATTTATTTTAGTAGATGATTATACTTATAAATATTGTTTACCTGTTCTTTTATATCATATAATTTTTTTAAAAAAATCTAATATTATTCAAATTAAATCAGGAGAAAAAGAAAAAAACATTTATACATGTATTCAAATATGTAAAAAATTAATAAATCTAAAAGCTACTAGAAATAGTTTAATGATAAATTTAGGAGGAGGTGTTATTACAGATATTGGTGGATTTGTATCCTCTGTATTTAAAAGGGGAATTCGTTTTATTAATATTCCTACAACATTATTAGGAATGGTAGATGCTGCTATAGGATATAAAACAGGAGTAAATTTAGAATCTATTAAAAATGAAATAGGATCTTTTTATCGTCCAGAATTTTTAATTATTGATCCGAATTTTTTAAAAACTCTTACTGAAAAAGAATTTATTTCAGGAAAGGCTGAAATGTTTAAACATGGATTAATAGCTGATAAAAATTTTTGGATAAATATGAAAAAATATCATGATTTAAATATAAATCAAAATAAAAATAAATGGGAGTATTTTATCCATAAATCTATACAAATAAAAAATAAAATAGTAAAAAAAGATCCTCAAGAAAAAGGATTAAGAAAAATTCTAAATTTTGGACATACCATCGGGCATGCTTTAGAAAGTTATTATATGAATTATAAAAAAATTAATTTGATACATGGAATAGCGATTGCTATGGGAATGATTTATGAATCTTGGATTTCATATAAAATAAATGGGTTATCTATAAAAAATTATCAAGAAATTAAATTAATTCTTTCTAGATTATATCCTATACAAAAAATTTCCAATATAGAAATAGATAAAATATTATTAATTATAGAACATGATAAAAAAAATGATAGAAATAAAAATCAATTTTCATTATTAGAAAAAATAGGCATTTGTTCCTACAATTGTCCAGTCCCTATTTCCTTAATAAAGGAAAGTTTTTTACATTTTTCCAAAAAAACTAGTTTGTTATGA